Proteins encoded together in one Chloroflexota bacterium window:
- a CDS encoding xanthine dehydrogenase family protein, which yields MSLVGQSITRIDAIGKVTGQTEYPGDLTLPGMLHMKILFAGRPHARLKRIDTSKAESYPGVAAVFTAKDLPNNEYGLIMPDQPVLIGPGSNKVGGDVARFIGDQVALVVADTEKAAARARDLIEVEWEDLPVVTDAREAMKDGAALLFPEKGSNVFCHYRIRKGDVDAAFAKAAVIVEGDYYTPMQEHAYLQPEAGLSYIDDEGRVTVKVAGQWAHEDQEQIAHSLKLPLDQVRVIYPAIGGAFGGREDMSVQIVLALAVWKLRRPVKIVWSREESIVGHHKRHQFYIHCKWAADENGALLAAENEVIQDGGAYAYTSTKVLGNATLMVTGPYEIPNVKVDSYSVYTNNIPGGAFRGFGGPQGAFAAESQMNKLAEALSLDPVEIRARNVIHEGSILSVGTPLPKGVSMPQVMERCAAEAGWKKVDGKWQRANPKPQISNSKIKRGLGFAISFKNVGFSFGAPEQCWATVAIEGKTAIERVTLYHAGADCGQGAHTVFAQMAAEATGVSLDKVHLVLSDTSTSQTSGSASASRLTFMAGNSIRGAAEAALKKWADEERPAVATYQYRPPKTTPYDPETGRSEPNFAYGYVGEAVEVEVDTETGHIRVVNVICADDVGHAVNPQQVEGQIEGAVVQAHGYAVLENFIHQNGYVQTPYLSNYLIPTVLDVPESVKSVILEYPDPIGPWGARGMAEMPYLPYAPALVAAVKDAISIEFHQFPLTPDRVLLALKEGQRM from the coding sequence ATGTCCCTCGTCGGCCAATCCATCACTCGCATTGACGCCATCGGCAAAGTCACCGGCCAGACCGAATACCCCGGCGACCTCACCCTGCCCGGCATGTTGCACATGAAGATTCTGTTTGCCGGGCGGCCTCATGCGCGCCTCAAGCGTATTGACACCTCCAAAGCCGAATCGTATCCGGGCGTCGCCGCCGTCTTCACCGCCAAAGACCTTCCCAACAATGAATACGGCCTGATCATGCCCGATCAGCCGGTGTTGATCGGCCCCGGCTCGAATAAAGTTGGCGGGGACGTGGCCCGTTTCATCGGCGATCAGGTGGCGCTGGTGGTGGCCGACACTGAAAAGGCGGCCGCCCGCGCCCGTGACCTGATCGAAGTTGAATGGGAAGACCTGCCCGTCGTCACCGACGCCCGCGAGGCGATGAAAGACGGGGCGGCGCTTCTCTTCCCTGAAAAGGGGAGCAACGTCTTTTGCCATTACCGGATTCGCAAAGGCGACGTGGACGCCGCCTTTGCCAAAGCGGCAGTTATCGTGGAAGGCGACTACTACACGCCGATGCAGGAGCACGCTTATCTTCAGCCGGAGGCCGGGCTGTCGTACATTGACGACGAAGGCCGGGTGACGGTGAAGGTGGCCGGGCAGTGGGCGCACGAAGATCAGGAGCAGATCGCCCACTCGCTCAAGTTGCCCCTCGATCAAGTCCGGGTGATTTACCCGGCCATCGGCGGCGCATTCGGCGGGCGCGAAGACATGTCAGTGCAAATTGTGCTGGCCCTGGCCGTCTGGAAACTCCGCCGCCCGGTGAAGATCGTCTGGAGCCGCGAAGAGTCCATCGTCGGCCACCACAAGCGCCACCAGTTTTACATTCACTGCAAATGGGCCGCCGACGAAAACGGCGCACTGTTGGCCGCCGAGAATGAAGTGATCCAGGACGGCGGCGCGTACGCTTACACCTCAACCAAAGTGCTGGGCAACGCCACCCTCATGGTCACCGGCCCGTACGAGATTCCGAACGTCAAAGTAGACTCGTACTCTGTTTACACCAACAACATTCCCGGCGGCGCGTTCCGGGGCTTTGGCGGGCCGCAGGGCGCGTTCGCCGCCGAAAGCCAGATGAACAAACTGGCCGAGGCCCTGAGCCTCGACCCGGTTGAAATTCGGGCGCGAAACGTTATTCACGAAGGCTCAATTCTTTCGGTCGGCACGCCTCTGCCGAAGGGCGTCTCGATGCCGCAAGTGATGGAAAGATGCGCGGCGGAGGCCGGCTGGAAAAAGGTGGACGGGAAGTGGCAGAGGGCAAATCCCAAACCCCAAATTTCAAATTCCAAAATTAAGCGCGGCCTGGGTTTTGCGATTAGCTTCAAGAACGTGGGCTTCTCGTTTGGCGCGCCGGAGCAGTGCTGGGCAACGGTTGCCATTGAAGGCAAAACCGCGATCGAACGGGTGACGCTTTACCACGCCGGGGCCGACTGCGGGCAGGGGGCGCATACCGTCTTTGCCCAAATGGCGGCGGAAGCCACCGGAGTCTCGCTCGACAAAGTTCATCTCGTGCTTTCCGATACGTCCACCTCGCAAACGTCAGGCAGCGCCTCGGCCTCGCGCCTGACGTTTATGGCCGGCAACTCCATCCGGGGCGCGGCGGAGGCGGCGCTCAAAAAGTGGGCCGACGAAGAACGGCCAGCCGTTGCCACGTATCAATACCGCCCGCCCAAGACCACGCCCTACGATCCGGAGACGGGCCGCAGTGAGCCGAACTTCGCTTACGGTTACGTGGGCGAAGCAGTGGAAGTGGAAGTGGACACTGAGACCGGCCACATTCGCGTCGTCAACGTGATTTGCGCCGACGACGTGGGCCACGCTGTGAACCCTCAACAGGTGGAAGGCCAGATCGAGGGCGCGGTGGTGCAGGCGCACGGTTACGCCGTGCTCGAAAACTTCATTCACCAGAATGGTTACGTGCAAACGCCTTACCTGTCCAACTATTTAATCCCGACCGTGTTGGACGTGCCCGAGTCGGTGAAGTCCGTCATCCTGGAATACCCCGATCCGATCGGGCCGTGGGGCGCGCGCGGCATGGCCGAGATGCCCTACCTGCCTTACGCGCCCGCGCTGGTGGCGGCGGTGAAGGACGCCATCAGCATCGAGTTTCATCAGTTCCCGCTCACGCCGGATCGGGTGTTGCTGGCGTTGAAAGAGGGACAACGGATGTAA
- a CDS encoding FAD binding domain-containing protein yields the protein MWQTYHSVTSIEEALDILAEQKDRARIVAGGTDIILELERKVRRGVETLIDITRVPGLDGISLDEQGLIHLGPLVTHNACAASKLIVERALPLAQACWEVGAPQIRNRATIVGNLVTASPANDTIAPLMALGASVTLRSKARGERAVPLAEFYTGVRKTVLQADELVTEVAFPAMTTSKKGMFIKLALRRAQAISVVDIAVILNFDGELVSQARITLGSVAPVIVRANEAEAFLAGRALTAEVIAEAASLARKAAKPIDDVRGPAAYRLEMVELTVRRALQSIAVGEERGWFPEDPVMLWGKTHGAPAAPFNRSLVHTETGDDAIVTRVNGKEHTIKGANDKTLLRFLREDVGLIGTKEGCAEGECGACTVFLDGAAVMSCLVPAPRAHGAEIVTIEGLASNGKLHPIQQAFVEEGAVQCGYCTPGLLMAGAKLLEERPRPSKWEAQQAITGNLCRCTGYYKILAAFDKAGRLER from the coding sequence ACCGATATTATTTTGGAATTGGAACGTAAAGTGCGGCGCGGCGTCGAAACCCTCATTGACATCACCCGCGTGCCAGGGCTGGACGGCATCTCGCTGGACGAGCAAGGCCTGATCCATCTTGGCCCGCTGGTGACGCACAATGCCTGCGCCGCCTCCAAGCTGATTGTGGAACGCGCCCTGCCGCTGGCTCAGGCTTGCTGGGAAGTGGGCGCGCCGCAGATTCGCAACCGGGCCACCATCGTCGGCAACCTGGTGACGGCTTCGCCGGCCAACGACACAATTGCGCCGCTCATGGCTCTGGGCGCATCGGTGACATTGCGCTCAAAGGCACGCGGCGAGCGCGCCGTGCCGCTGGCCGAGTTTTACACCGGCGTTCGTAAAACGGTTCTGCAGGCCGACGAGCTGGTGACTGAGGTTGCTTTCCCGGCGATGACCACCAGTAAAAAGGGCATGTTCATCAAGCTTGCCCTCCGCCGGGCGCAGGCGATCTCGGTGGTGGACATTGCCGTTATTCTCAACTTTGACGGCGAGCTTGTGTCACAGGCCAGGATCACCCTCGGCTCGGTTGCCCCGGTGATCGTCCGGGCGAATGAAGCTGAAGCATTTCTGGCGGGCAGGGCGTTGACGGCTGAGGTGATTGCAGAGGCGGCCTCACTGGCCAGGAAGGCGGCCAAACCGATTGACGACGTGCGCGGCCCGGCGGCTTATCGCCTCGAAATGGTCGAACTGACGGTGCGCCGGGCTTTACAAAGCATTGCCGTCGGTGAAGAACGCGGCTGGTTCCCCGAAGACCCGGTGATGTTGTGGGGCAAGACTCACGGCGCGCCCGCCGCGCCGTTCAACCGCTCTCTGGTTCACACCGAAACCGGCGACGACGCCATCGTGACTCGCGTGAATGGGAAAGAGCACACGATCAAGGGCGCGAACGATAAGACGTTGTTGCGTTTCTTGCGCGAGGATGTGGGACTGATCGGCACCAAGGAAGGTTGCGCCGAGGGCGAGTGTGGCGCTTGCACCGTGTTCCTCGACGGGGCGGCGGTGATGAGTTGCCTGGTTCCGGCCCCGCGCGCGCACGGCGCCGAGATTGTGACGATTGAAGGCCTGGCGAGCAACGGCAAACTGCATCCGATTCAGCAGGCCTTTGTTGAAGAGGGCGCGGTGCAATGCGGCTACTGCACGCCGGGCCTGCTCATGGCTGGAGCGAAACTGTTGGAAGAGCGCCCCCGCCCGTCAAAGTGGGAAGCTCAACAAGCCATCACCGGCAACCTGTGCCGGTGCACCGGCTACTACAAAATTCTGGCCGCTTTCGACAAGGCCGGACGATTGGAGAGGTGA